A single region of the Vicia villosa cultivar HV-30 ecotype Madison, WI linkage group LG4, Vvil1.0, whole genome shotgun sequence genome encodes:
- the LOC131598308 gene encoding uncharacterized protein LOC131598308: MTHHSYYYTDCHQQLKPSNTYTFGDKYQSHPSSRRDCKKQLQVSLPYFKKISKKNSQKPSDSKNKQKQKFQKVSHSGFKKRFFQNNGKTLSRLFSRNQEKMASDSSLRNRSSDSLRNFASAGQVIRKIQPVHRAALSAAVNRFDDSFVPRSNFSSVAVKIKPSSNEKSTVKTRACPVSPSPRSPGAGSVEQAETVEAIGAGQLADEFLQGSNGEADNEEKASVLESCSELDSDSDNEDDDIEKKAMEETRERENEDVEAEIVDGKPIIYDLKYFLKLWGENLDYKKGRAIDGMLIVNGFDSNLFTMASVVKWYVNYGKIDDAFKMFDTMPHTDLIEVLAKVNRILEILMRKENLGQFDGKVLTEKLRKLNNSQQSIEYVSRLCVSHRNRAKYIVETWNKLFSSSQKDQRVPFLNLANDIIQTSKRKGNESVNEFWNVLPSALKSAYASDESGKNSVIRLIYIWEEGKIFGSRSQGLKGEIMSKIPLPSSISNRKNSDSNPIKIAKRDAQSLRLKLAIGSLPKKIITALHSELPNEEAVLNKCNDVVCQVDCELENGLLEAVVVLIPIKLSCQMFDRMTQQILGLGNSIIDSFTQNEFVDEVLSSLFLMRKEEFEPNGVLSIENIHEEVVALIPIIDFWFENSPMNNTDSIVVLAAQSLTKIKSENLQSQVGIVVIQGGCSKKNMFNIGISSMPLAKSYDHEDNATVRGICNIMINAFNISRSYVYSRKYGLSRITIQDNNKVQSLNNVPKQHVNWVARGGFFNKSISIPLGLFLIMQENGLVSFSTGYEFAARLRPIEKFLSKFEGKYTFIGMKVANYRNRGWDSVVSVVAHVYTNRVFLFIPWDPGKILQP; this comes from the coding sequence ATGACCCATCATTCATACTACTACACTGATTGTCACCAACAACTAAAACCATCAAACACCTACACATTTGGTGATAAATATCAAAGCCACCCTAGTAGTAGAAGAGATTGTAAGAAGCAACTGCAAGTCTCTCTTccttattttaagaaaatatctAAGAAAAATTCTCAAAAACCTTCTGATTCAAAAAATAAGCAAaaacaaaagtttcaaaaagtgtCTCATTCTGGTTTTAAGAAACGATTTTTCCAAAACAATGGTAAAACCCTTTCTCGGTTGTTTTCTCGAAACCAAGAAAAAATGGCGTCCGATTCAAGTCTTCGCAACAGGTCGAGCGATTCCTTGAGAAATTTTGCTTCTGCGGGTCAAGTGATCAGAAAAATCCAACCGGTTCATCGCGCCGCTCTCTCCGCCGCCGTCAACAGGTTCGACGATTCCTTTGTTCCTAGGTCCAACTTTTCTTCCGTAGCTGTCAAAATCAAGCCTTCCTCCAATGAGAAATCAACGGTGAAGACTAGGGCTTGTCCTGTTTCGCCATCTCCGAGAAGTCCTGGGGCAGGTTCCGTTGAGCAGGCTGAGACGGTGGAAGCTATCGGTGCTGGTCAGTTAGCCGACGAATTCCTACAAGGAAGCAACGGCGAAGCCGACAACGAAGAGAAAGCTTCAGTTTTGGAATCTTGTTCGGAGTTGGATTCTGATTCGgataatgaagatgatgatattGAGAAGAAAGCTATGGAAGAAACAAGGGAGCGAGAGAACGAGGATGTCGAAGCTGAAATTGTTGACGGTAAGCCTATTATTTATGATCTTAAGTACTTTTTGAAATTGTGGGGAGAGAATTTGGATTATAAAAAGGGTAGAGCGATTGATGGGATGTTGATAGTGAATGGGTTTGATTCCAATTTGTTTACTATGGCTTCTGTTGTTAAATGGTATGTGAATTATGGGAAGATAGATGATGCATTTAAGATGTTTGATACAATGCCACATACGGATTTGATTGAGGTTTTGGCTAAGGTGAATCGGATTTTGGAGATTTTGATGAGGAAGGAGAATTTGGGTCAGTTTGATGGGAAAGTTTTGACAGAGAAGTTGCGGAAACTCAACAATTCGCAACAAAGCATTGAATATGTATCCCGATTGTGTGTTTCTCACCGGAATAGAGCAAAATATATTGTCGAAACATGGAATAAATTGTTCAGTTCTTCCCAGAAAGATCAGCGTGTCCCTTTTCTGAACTTGGCTAATGACATCATACAAACTAGTAAGCGCAAAGGCAACGAGTCCGTTAATGAATTCTGGAACGTTCTTCCATCAGCTCTCAAGAGTGCTTATGCAAGTGATGAGTCAGGAAAGAATTCAGTAATCAGGCTTATTTACATTTGGGAGGAGGGAAAGATTTTTGGTTCACGGTCCCAGGGTCTCAAGGGTGAAATAATGAGCAAGATCCCCCTTCCATCATCTATAAGCAATAGAAAGAATTCGGATTCAAATCCTATCAAGATAGCTAAGAGGGACGCCCAATCATTGAGATTAAAACTAGCTATCGGATCTTtgccaaaaaaaataataacagccTTGCATTCTGAACTTCCTAATGAAGAAGCTGTCCTGAACAAGTGTAATGATGTTGTATGTCAAGTGGACTGTGAGTTAGAAAATGGACTGTTGGAGGCAGTTGTTGTTCTTATTCCTATAAAGCTTTCTTGTCAAATGTTTGATAGAATGACTCAACAAATTTTGGGGCTGGGGAATTCAATTATTGATAGTTTTACTCAAAATGAATTTGTGGATGAGGTTCTGAGTTCTCTATTTTTGATGAGGAAAGAAGAGTTTGAGCCAAATGGAGTTCTTTCTATTGAAAATATACATGAAGAAGTTGTTGCTTTAATTCCAATAAttgatttttggtttgaaaatagTCCTATGAACAACACTGATTCAATTGTGGTCCTAGCTGCTCAGTCCCTGACAAAAATTAAGAGTGAAAATTTGCAGTCACAAGTTGGAATTGTTGTTATTCAAGGTGGTTGTTCAAAGAAAAACATGTTCAACATTGGAATATCATCAATGCCACTTGCCAAATCCTATGATCATGAAGACAATGCCACTGTTAGGGGGATTTGTAACATAATGATCAATGCATTTAATATTTCTAGATCATATGTTTATTCAAGAAAATATGGATTGTCTAGAATTACCATTCAAGATAATAACAAAGTGCAGTCACTTAATAATGTTCCAAAGCAGCATGTTAATTGGGTAGCTAGGGGAGGATTTTTCAACAAATCAATTTCCATTCCTTTGGGGCTGTTTCTGATAATGCAGGAAAATGGCTTAGTGAGCTTCTCTACGGGATATGAGTTTGCAGCTAGATTAAGACCAATAGAGAAGTTTCTAAGCAAATTCGAAGGCAAATACACTTTCATAGGTATGAAGGTTGCTAACTATAGAAACAGGGGCTGG